From the genome of Bombyx mori chromosome 7, ASM3026992v2:
GATCGGACAAATACAGAAGTGTCAGTCGTGCTCTGTTGCTCGAAACGGTAAGTCACTgttcttaacttttttttatgcttgaaggcttactggtagcccggaggcctttccagttttaccaggataggtgggcgggCAAAGGCTCACCTAGGAACTGTTCTTAACTCTCAACCGCAGTGAAGTAGagggttttaaattaaatcttaacATTATGGACCTGGGCGATAATTCTTGTGTGCGCGTACTTATGTACGcacgtaagaagttatactttatttttattaaatttctttttttttttaatattaaataattaataataaatatttaacgttaataatttaataatatttagtatgatttatattaaataataattttgtcatttatattactaaataataagtCAATCAAAAATTCTAGTCGTACGTGCATGtgttataaatacattaaaaaaaataacctacTCTCTGAATAGCTTAATTGAAGCGACCAGTAGAAATTATAGTCCACGCTTTACACAGGATTACAGTAGAGAGTTTTAAACGTCCGTGAATAACTGAGTAGGACTCCGGATCGTGTCAAGTTCAGACATTCAGTCAAACAACATTGTTGATTAGTTGACACCGAGTGGCGCACACTCGAGATCTTCTCCAAAGTGTCACCCGGGTAACGAGCGCACGCGGGGGCCGGGGGGATGCTCCGGTCCCCACGTGATGTCTGACTGACGTGACGCTCACCTTCCCCTCTATAGTACTAAAGGCTCCTTTTATTGACATTATAGATTCCAAGATGAGGGTGCTGTTAGTTTGCCTGGCAAGCTTACTGGTCTGCCTGAAGACGGCTGATTCTCACTCATTGCCGCAAAAGGATTATGACACTGACTCCAGCAACCATGACATTACCAATCCACTGAATGACACCAGCGGAAATAATAGCAGCTCGGTCCCCGACAACTCCAGCGGAATCTTTGATTCTAACACCACAACATTCATTGCGCGTACCATAACTAGGCGTGGCAATAAAGTGGACAAAAGTATATACGCCTACAAAAACGGCAAAGTGAAGAAAATTTTAGAAGACGGCAATGCCATCTCAGATTGGTCTCCGAAGTCGCGCACCTTTTTGGGTAATAAGGACGGTATCTACATTTACGACACAGAAACAGAGAAGCTTGAGAAGTACGGCAATCTGAGTGACAACGTCATCGGGATCACAATAGAGAACCACAGTGACGACCTGTACATTCTGACAGAAGACCACGTCGTCTACAAGGTCACGGAGGAAGGCACCAAGAAAGTCAAAATCAACGAAGCTGAGCATGCCGAGAAAATAGCGCTGGACTGGGATGACAACTTATACTACATCGGAGCGAACGATCACCCGTATGTTGTCACTTCAGCCGGTGCGAAGAAGATCGAAGGTCTTCCAGTTAACTCAACCATACCGTTAATCTCTAGGCCTCCGATCACAATAAAGCACGGAGCGTGGCTTATGTCCCTAAAACAGCCTTACATCATCTATCCCAACGCGACCAGTGAACCGTACGTGTTCAGTGACCAAGAGAAGTTGGAATATATGAAAACAGAGCGCGCTTTTGAAACTATTCTCTCACAGTTGGAGAACCAACTAGCGGAATAACGTAATATCTTCGGATTTCGCGAGTTGTAGTGATAATTAAAATGACTTTTACAGACGACGACAAACACgacattaaactgtaaaagcagtcttaattatattataggaATAACGTGTTTTTGATTGAAATGAAATCCGAATGAATCTTGTggaatgttgttgttgttttatttcttgtttaccTGAAccatttatacttctatagcaTATGAGCGTAAAGTAGAGCATCCGATGTGTGATCCGATATGTCACGAAACTCGATGGGCAATTCCAAAACATAATCCTTTAACGAGAGAAACGGCTGCATCTATGTGTTAGAATTGTATTAGCGGTGCTTATttaatagatggcgctggtaaacataaaaaataaaaagtattttattttcacgTTAGTAATTTCATATTTCTCATTGCTATAGGTTGCTAGTTCTCATTCAATCGCCTCTTTCAAGTTGAGTCTACTTATcacgataataataattaataaattattctttaaaCAGAGTTCTCAACGAAATATTGAAGTGGTCAAAAAGTGTAAACTTATGCAGCAAATCTCTGGAGGAACTGGAGTTCATGAGAGTTTTTTGTTTAGGTTcatgctattttttatttattgactttgtaggcagacgagcatacggcccacctgatggtgagtggttaccgtcacccatagacttcagcaatgtcagggtcaagccgctgcctaccgctttatactctccacaagcctcgtttgaagaaggacatgtcatgtgtagcgctcgggaaacaccgtggaaggtaGCTCATTCCATTGCCGGATGGTAAGTGGCAAAAAAaacctctgaaaacgcactgtggatgaccgcagtggctccagatagtatggatgacctctactccggtggccggcagtgtgatggtaaaaaagagatgccggtatcatctcggacaattcctcagagcactccccatggaacatacggtacaaaatacagagggaaccgaagtccctccgcagacccagaggttccaaacgatccgtgagaatgggattatcgacaatccgaacggccctcctctgtatggagtcaaatggaagaagctggtacttgggagccccggcccagagatgggagcagtactccacgcgaggccagacttgtgctttataaagcaaaagcctttgttcagacgtgaagtaccgcttcgctctgttgaggactccccgcattttggacgccaacttggctttgcctacCAAATGAcaccgaaactggacatcgcttgAAATGTCGACcacaagtatcccaatactctcggaaggttgcagggatacgcCAGGGAGGGGGgattggaattgcggcgccatgtcAAAGGG
Proteins encoded in this window:
- the LOC119628724 gene encoding uncharacterized protein LOC119628724, giving the protein MRVLLVCLASLLVCLKTADSHSLPQKDYDTDSSNHDITNPLNDTSGNNSSSVPDNSSGIFDSNTTTFIARTITRRGNKVDKSIYAYKNGKVKKILEDGNAISDWSPKSRTFLGNKDGIYIYDTETEKLEKYGNLSDNVIGITIENHSDDLYILTEDHVVYKVTEEGTKKVKINEAEHAEKIALDWDDNLYYIGANDHPYVVTSAGAKKIEGLPVNSTIPLISRPPITIKHGAWLMSLKQPYIIYPNATSEPYVFSDQEKLEYMKTERAFETILSQLENQLAE